From Pseudomonadota bacterium, a single genomic window includes:
- a CDS encoding DUF3857 and transglutaminase domain-containing protein, producing the protein MPNNYKFKIFFPKPRLFFVWLIAFLLLSALSTTMPAAAAADIDFLQQITRKEYPHAHVVLARENESISYSHSGESRSEDEIFLTILDDQGKREQAVQSFHVNRSYSRLDITLVEIIKADGKRISIDVAANSKEDTSSRNTNMNIYNPNQRVIRVYIPGLEIGDTIHYQTVRERFKPIIPNHTYGMVLGQYFFPVHAYHFTLTGPADMPMHHLIKDNIEGCVSYKEKTGKGLTTRKWIFSQVPPVIPEPSMPPISQVAMRLLFSSLDSWEAISRWYFELVEPKLQPTAEMVAMVKELTANLITPEDKMAAIFYFVAQQIRYMGITEESNRPGFEPHQVGLTFSRRHGVCRDKAALLVSMLRLAGMQANPVLISVGKKLDQEIPLPYFNHA; encoded by the coding sequence ATGCCAAATAATTACAAATTTAAAATATTTTTCCCTAAACCCCGTTTGTTTTTCGTCTGGCTTATCGCCTTCCTGCTGTTGTCGGCTCTCAGCACTACGATGCCGGCGGCAGCAGCCGCTGATATTGATTTTCTCCAACAGATTACCCGAAAAGAATATCCCCATGCCCACGTGGTACTGGCCCGGGAAAACGAATCCATCAGCTACTCACATTCCGGCGAATCACGTTCAGAAGATGAAATTTTCCTGACCATTCTGGATGATCAGGGAAAACGGGAACAGGCTGTCCAATCCTTCCATGTTAACCGCTCCTACAGCAGGCTGGACATAACCCTGGTGGAAATTATCAAAGCCGATGGGAAAAGGATATCCATTGATGTTGCGGCAAATTCCAAGGAAGATACTTCCAGCCGCAACACAAACATGAATATATACAACCCTAACCAACGGGTAATCAGGGTTTATATTCCGGGGCTGGAAATCGGCGATACTATCCATTACCAAACTGTTCGCGAACGTTTTAAACCCATAATCCCCAACCATACCTATGGCATGGTCCTTGGCCAATATTTTTTTCCTGTACACGCTTACCATTTCACTCTGACCGGGCCGGCAGACATGCCCATGCACCACTTGATTAAAGATAACATCGAAGGCTGTGTTTCCTATAAAGAAAAAACCGGAAAAGGATTGACCACCAGAAAATGGATTTTCAGCCAGGTTCCGCCGGTAATCCCTGAACCATCAATGCCACCCATCAGCCAGGTGGCCATGCGACTCTTATTCTCTTCACTGGATTCATGGGAAGCAATCTCCCGCTGGTATTTTGAGCTGGTGGAACCTAAACTGCAGCCAACTGCTGAAATGGTGGCCATGGTTAAAGAACTGACGGCCAACCTGATCACCCCGGAAGATAAAATGGCAGCCATTTTCTATTTTGTCGCCCAGCAGATCCGTTATATGGGAATTACCGAAGAATCCAACCGACCGGGGTTCGAACCGCACCAGGTGGGTCTGACCTTCAGCCGCCGCCATGGTGTCTGCAGGGACAAAGCGGCATTGCTGGTCAGCATGCTGCGCCTGGCAGGGATGCAGGCAAATCCGGTTTTAATCAGCGTCGGCAAAAAGCTGGATCAGGAAATCCCCCTGCCCTATTTCAATCACGC